Genomic segment of Wolbachia endosymbiont (group A) of Longitarsus flavicornis:
AGGAGACCTATGCATTTGTGAGACGATAACTTTTTCCACACCATTAATGATGAAAGTGCCCTTATCAGTCATCATAGGCAACCCACAAAAGTGGACTTTCTGCTCTTCTATAGATTTTACAACGGTTGCAAGTTTAGAATGATCTCCACTCTCTTTAATCGATTTATATTCATCAAGAGAAATACCATCCTGCATAACAACAAGACGTATAGAAGCAATAACCTGAGCAGAAAAAGTTACACCACGCTTTATACACTCAGATTCATCATACTTAGGATCATCTACCCTACAACTTATAAACTCAATAGTAGCCCTACGCAAAGGATCATTTATTGGAAAGATTGTATGAAAGATAACTTCAAGTCTTTCATTACCCTTATTCTGAGGAGTAAATGAATCATACGATTCTTTTTGAACCTTAACCAAATCCAATAAAGAATCTTTTAAATCAATCGACCTAGAATAAGAAACTCTAGGAACAAAAGCACCAGAAGCGTACATATAAGAAGAATCAACCATTAAAATACCCCAAACTAATTAAAAGAGCTATATCAATATAAAATTAATACATTAAATATTATTCAAGCTCCACTTTAGTTGCTCCTGCTTCAATAAGTTTTTGCTTGATTTTTTCTGCTTCGTCTTTAGGAACATTAGCAGTCAAATCTTTAGGTAAAGATTCAACCAACTCTTTTGCTTCTTTTAAACCCAATGTAGAATTAATCTCTCTCACAGCTTTAATAACTCCTATTTTTTTACTCGCATCAATTTCTTTAATCACAACTTTATATTCAACTTTCTCTTGAGCAGCAGGAGCAGCAGCATTATCGCCAACAGGCGCCCCAGCACTAACAGCTCCGCCAAGAAAAGAACCAGCAGGCAACCCTATTTTCTCTTCTAGAACTTTTACAAGTTCAGAAGCCTCTAATAGATTTAAAGATAATATTTTATCAACCAAATCACTTGTTACATTACTCATAATTACCACCTTACTTAACAATAAATTTATTTTTTAGAACTATAATAATCCAAAACTCTCATAAGCCTCATAGAAGATGAATTAATAGACAACGCCAATCGAGCAGGAATATCATAAGATATTAAACGCATAATTTTAACACGCAATTCATCCAGAGAAGGCAACTTAGCCAGTTTATTAACATCTTCCACTGTTAACAATTCATTTAAATGAGCCGCGCAAATCACAGACATTTTTTCTTTGTTAGCATTAGCAAAATCAACTATTAACTTTGCAGCTTCTACTATGCCACTAGAGTATATAATAGCAACAGGACCAGAAAATTTGCCTGATAAATAAGAAAATTTGCCAGTCCTTTCCAAAGCCAAGCGAGCCAGAGTATTTTTAACTACTAATACCCCACCTGTTATAGACTTCAGGTTATTCCTCAGGATTAATGAATCATTAGCATTTATAGATTTAAAATTTACTAATATTAAGAAATCATTATTTACAAATACGTTTATTGTGTTCTGTATAAATTCATCCTTATTTTTACGCTTCACGGTATCGCTCCCTTAAATTATATCTTCCACTTTGCTTATCTTATAAGCTTTACCCATAGTTGAATTTAAAAAAACACCCTTAAAGTAAACTCCTTTCACAGAAATAGGTTTATTATCTTTAATTACTTTAAGAAAGGCTTTTAAATTTTCTAGCAAGTCATCAATATCAAATTTAATATTTCCTAATTTACCATGAATAACACCATTTTTATCTGTTCTAAATTTTATCTGACCAGACTTAATGGTTTTAATAGCTTCTACAATGTTAGAAGTCACAGTACCAAATTTAGGGTTAGGCATCAGCCCTTTAGCACCCAATACTTTTGCAATAGGAGTGATTTTTGCCATAAAATCAGGAGTAGTAATGCACCAATCAACATCCAACTTTCTACCTTTTTTTATTTCTTCAACTAAATCCTCTCCTCCTGCAATATCAGCACCAGCTTTTTCAGCTTCTAATAAATGTTTATCTTGAGTGAAAACAGCTACTTTAATATTCTTCCCGATACCCTTAGGCAAAACTACTGTACCACGCATCTGCTCTTCAGATTTACGTGAATCTACGCCTAGATTGACCGCAACATCAACTGATTCATTAAATTTTGCTGAAGCAGACTCAACAATCTTCTCCAAACATTGCTTAGGATTATCATTATATGTATTCATTCACCTAACCTTCCACAACTTCTATACCCATAGATTTTGCAGTGCCTATAACCATCTTCACTGCTGAATCTTCATTATCCACTTTCATATCAACCATCTTGCACTTTGCCACTTTAATTATAGCAGACATAGGTAATTTAGCCACTAATTCTTTACCAGGATTACCAGAACCTTTACTTAATTTAGCTTCCTGCTTAAGTAAATAAGCCACAGGCGGACCGCTGACAGTAAAATCATGAGAGCGATCATCCTTTATGGAAATTCGCACTGTTACTAAATCGCCTACTTTATAATTAGCGTTAGCAGCGCTAGTAACTTTATTAAAAGCTTCACAAAACTTAGGAACAGGTATACCACGCGGACCAAGTACTGAAGCAATTTTTGGTCCTGGAACTGCTTTTCCAGCTTCCATAAGTAAGTTAATCTTAGCAACTACAACACTCATAATTAATCCTCTATTTTCTCTACTTGAGCCAGATCAAGCTCTATTATTGTCGGCTTACCTAAAATCGATACTTCCACATTAATAATTTTTTTCTCATCGTTTACCATATTTACCTTACCAGTAAAATTTTGAAAAAGACCATCATTAATTTTCACTTTTTCACCTTTTTCATAACCATAACCTAACTTCTTTGTCTCTTGAGCATTATAAAGTGCATTACACATTGAGTGAATCTCATCATCCAAAATTACCTTTGGAATATTACCATTTTTCAAAAATCCATAAACCTTAAGAGATTTTGGTATATTATTGATAAAATTCAATACTTCATCGCATAAATTCACGTATAAAAAGACATAACCAGGAAAGCATTTCCTTCGTGTAGCAATTTTCTTAGATTTCAACTCTATTTCACTTAGCTCTTCATATGGAATAAAAACTTCCTTAAAGTAATCATTAACACCCAATCTCATAGAATTTTCCAATATATGTTGGCGCACTTTCTCTTCACAATTGGAAGCAACTCTCAAGATATACCATTTATATCTATTAAATTCTTTACACTTTAAACTTATCTCATCATCTGAAATCATCTCAAAATCACCAGATTCGCCACTACAGAATCCAGGCGTTTGATTCAAAATATTTTTGCTTTCATCACACAGATGCATATATACATACACTTCACATAACTCTTTTATATCAGACTTTGAATTACATACCGTTTGATAAGGAATAAACACTTCCTTAAAATAAACAGCATTACTTACCAATTCGCGTATGTTTTGCTCATATCCATAATCAACTTTAATGATATACCATTTATATTCACATTCCATAAATAATTCCAAATAAAGCCTTAATTACGTAAAGAGACATAAAATCCACAAAACAGAAGAAAATCGAAAAGCATAATATAACAATCATTACAACAAATAGAGATGACAACACCTCCTGTTTCTTTACCCAAGCAATTCTTCGTATTTCTTGCTTTATATCACAGAAAAAACCACACAAACTTTTTAACATTTCCACCACAACATTAATGCAGGAGCGATAGGAATTGAACCTACAACCTCTGGTTTTGGAGACCAGCGCTCTACCAATTGAGCTACACTCCTATAACTCAAACTCTCACTCCAAAATTTCAGAAACAACACCAGAACCAACAGTTCTACCGCCTTCTCTTATCGCAAAACGCAATCCCTTATCCATTGCTATCGGTACTTGCAATTCTACTTCTACACTCACATTATCTCCTGGCATTACCATCTCCTTCCCATCTAGTAATTTTATGCTCCCAGTTACATCCGTTGTCCTTAAATAAAACTGTGGCTGGTAATTCGCAAAAAATGGTGTATGCCTTCCTCCTTCCTCTTTCTTTAATATATAAACCTCCGCCTTAAACTTTCTATGCGGCGTTATCGTCCCCGGTTTTGCTAATACTTGCCCTCTCTCCACTTCTTCTCTTTTTGTTCCTCTTAACAATATTCCTACATTGAGTCCTGCACTTCCCTTATCCAGCAACTTCTTAAACATCTCAACACCTGTGCATATCGTCTTTTGCGTCGCTTTCAGACCTATTATCTCTATCTCTTCTCCCGTCTTTATCTCTCCCTTCTCTATTCTTCCTGTTACCACTGTTCCTCGCCCCGATATCGAAAATACATCTTCGATTGGCAATAAAAATGGTAAATCCACAGGCCTTGGTGGAACCGCCACATATTCATCTAACTTTTCCATCAATTTATCTATTGATTTCTTTCCATATTCGCTGCTGTCATCCTCCAGCGCCTTGAGTGCTGAACCAACCACCACAGGCACTTCATCCCCTGGAAATCCGTATTTACTCAGTAATTCCCTCACTTCCATTTCTACTAAATCTATCATATCAGCATCAGCAACATCAGCTTTATTTATATACACCACGATATATCCAACACCCACCTGCTTCGCCAGCAATATATGCTCTCTCGTTTGTGGCATTGGCCCATCAACCCCTGACACTACCAATATCGCCGCATCCATCTGTGCTGCACCTACTATCATGTTCTTTACATAGTCAGCGTGTCCAGGACAATCAACGTGTGCATAATGCCTTTTCTCTGTCTGATACTCAACATGCGCTGTTGCTATCGTTATCCCCCTCTTCCTTTCTTCTGGCGCTTTATCTATCTGATCGTACGCTACAAAATTTCCATAATGCTTTGTTATCGCCGCTGTTAACGTTGTCTTCCCATGATCCACATGCCCTATTGTTCCCACATTTACATGCGGCTTTCCAAATGCTTCCACTACTGCTGTCATAATTATTACCCTTAATTATACTTTAACTTTAACTCATCAACCACATATTGTGGTACTTGTTCATAACAAGAAAAATGCATACTATACTGAGCTCTTCCCTGAGACATAGAACGCAAAACGTTGATATAACCAAACATATTTGCAAGAGGCACCGAAGCAGTAATTATTTTGCTATTATTACCTAAATCCAGCATATCAGCAACATTTCCTCTTCTACTATTTATATCACCCATAACATCACCCATATATTCTTCAGGAGTAATGATTTCAACTTTCATTATAGGTTCTAACATTTTTGGACCAGCTTTATTCGCCATTTCCTTAAAAGCACCCTTAGCAGCAAGTTCAAAAGCTAAAGGACTAGAATCAACCTCATGAAAAGCACCATCAAGAAGAGTAGCCTTAAAATCAATCAACGGAAATCCCGAAATTATACCACCTTCTTTTATCAACTCCAAGCCATTTTCTACTCCAGGAATATACTCCTTTGGAATAGCACCACCTACAATTTTACTTTCAAATTGAAACCCAGAACCAGGCTCAAGAGGTTCAAATTTTATTTTAACCTTAGCAAACTGACCAGCCCCACCAGATTGTTTTTTATGAGTGTAATCAATTTCAACAGATTTAGTGATAGTTTCACGATATGCAACCTGAGGAGCACCGACATTAGCCTCAACGTTAAACTCGCGCTTCATTCTATCAACAATAATCTCAAGATGGAGCTCACCCATGCCTTTCAATATAGTCTGGCCGCTTTCCGCATTTACTGACATTCTTAAAGAAGGATCTTCCGCAACCAACCTATTTAGAGCAAGACCTAATTTTTCCTGATCTGAAGTGGTTTTAGGTTCCACAGCAATTTCAATAACAGGCTCAGGAAATTCCATACGCTCCAATAATATAGGAAAATCAACAGAACATAAAGTATCTCCGGTGGTTGTTTTCTTTAGCCCAACTAAAGCAACTATATCTCCAGCCCTAGCCTCAGTTATATCTTCTCGGTTATTTGCATGCATAAGTAACATTCTGCCAATCCCTTCAGTTTCGTTTTTTAACGCATTTGAAACGGTAGATTTAGACTTTAATTTACCAGAATAAATACGGATAAACGTCAAGCTGCCTACAAATTTATCCGTCATCACTTTAAACGCAAGAGCAACAAATTTCTCTTTTTCTGAAGGTTTGACCTCAATTTTCTTTTCTGAATCTTTAGGATCAGTTCCAACAATTACATCAACATCAATAGGAGAAGGTAAAAAGTCAACCACACCATCTAAAAGTAGTTGTACGCCTTTATTTTTAAAAGCTGACCCACATAACACAGGAACAAATTTTCCTTTAATGGTCCCATTTCTCACGCATTTTTTCAGTAAATCCACTGGTAGATCATTAGACTCAAAGTAAGTATTCATCGCTTCATCATCCATCTCAGCTGCAGCATCTAATAAAAGATTTCGATATTCTTGAGCCTTATCAAGCAAATCAGAAGGAATATCTTCATAAGAAAATTTAGCGCCCAACGTTTCTTCTTGCCATATAATGGCTTTCATAGAAATAAGGTCAATTATACCTTTGAAATCTTTCTCGCTCCCTATTGGTAAATGAATAACTAAAGATGCTGCACCAAGCTTCGTCTTTATCATATCGACACACCGATAAAAATTTGCCCCTATCCTGTCCATTTTATTAACAAAGCAGATACGAGGAACACTATATTTATCAGCTTGACGCCAAACTGTCTCAGATTGGGGCTCAACTCCAGCAACTCCATCAAATACAGCAACTGCACCATCCAAAACCCTTAAAGATCTCTCAACTTCAATAGTGAAATCAACGTGACCAGGAGTGTCTATTATATTAACCCTATGATCATTCCAAAAACATGTTGTTGCAGCAGATGTGATTGTAATACCACGCTCTTTTTCCTGCTCCATCCAATCCATAGAAGCTGCACCATCATGCACTTCACCAATTCTATTTTGCTTACCAGTATAAAATAAAATACGCTCTGTTGTGGTAGTCTTACCAGCATCTATGTGAGCCATTATCCCTATATTTCTGTATTTAGATATTCCAACTTCCATATCACAATTAATTAGCTAACATTAAAAACGAAGATGAGAAAATGCCTTATTAGCCTCAGCCATTTTATATTTTTCTTCGCACATCTTAAACGCACCACCGCGTTTATTATAAGCATCCAGTATTTCAGATTGCAAACAATCAACAGTGGTTTTTCCACTCTTTTTTCGAGCAGCAGAAGTTGCTTTAGCAATCCACCTTAACGCTAAAGAAACTGCTCTATCTTGTCGAACTTCAACAGGCACTTGATAAGTTGCACCACCAATGCGTCGAGAACGCACTTCTATAGAAGGAGTAACATTTCCTACCGCTGTTTCAAAAATTGATAACCCACCTTCGCCTATTTTCTTTTCAGCTAAAGACAAAGCGTCATAGATAATCTTTTCTGCAGTAGATTTTTTACCACATTTCATGATTGTATTAATGAAACGCATCAGCAAAACACTGCCGTAACGCGAATCAGGACTTATTTCTCTTTTTTTTGCTTTATTCCGACGAGCCATAAACTTTAACCAGATTTCTTTACACCATATTTTGAACGAGCTTTCTTCCGATTTTGCACACCACGCAGATCAAGGGCACCTCTTATTATGTGATAACGCACACCTGGCAAATCTTTAACCCGCCCACCACGTATCAAAACAACAGAGTGCTCTTGTAAATTATGACCTTCACCAGGTATATAAGCTGTCACTTCACCATATCCACCAATTTTTACTCTGGCTACCTTACGGAGTGCTGAGTTAGGCTTCCTAGGAGTTGTAGTATACACTTTAGTGCAAACACCTCTCCTTTGAGGGTTGCTTTCTCCCAAAGCTGGTACCTTTTTCTTATGGGTCAATCCTAATCTACCCTTACGTATTAATTGATTTATCGTAGGCATATGTTATAAACTCAAGCTCATTAAAATAACTAAGTTTTTAGTTATAAAATAATAAACCTCAATAGTCAATATAAAAATAAACATTACTACTCTAATAATTAAGCTCAATAACTATTCATACCATCTGAATAAGGTCATTCTTTTCATTTTAGAGTTAAGATCAGATGCTTTTATTTCAAGATCTGTATTTTTCTTCATATAATCTAAGCCATTAGCCAATTTTGCATTGAAACTCTCTGTGAGCTTTGTAGCTAATTCCCCTGCTTCTTCATCTCTATTAAAAGCTGGTATTAAGCCAATGTCAGGTGCGTTTGCAACAACTACACACTTAACACCATGTTCATTTAGAACCTTGAGTGCATTACATATTTCACTCACTGCTTGTTCCAACACTCCTTCCGCTTTAGTATCATCATAAGCAGTGGCAACCATAACATCATTTCTGCCGATTATGATGCAAAATAAATCTTCTTTACCTATATCTGGATGATGTTTTATTACCGCATCTAGCTGGTTAGCTAAACGAAATTTATTGAAGAAATAAAAAAAAATAGGGTCAAAAATTTCAGACGCTGTTGCACATGAAACTGCATAGTTTTGACCTTGCTGTTCGTAGCATCTACCAAAAAAATGAATAACTCCACCCAGGTTTAAATCTCACTTTTACCCACAATTTTGAGAGGTTATGATGTGAAGCATAACAATGCTCTCCTTAAGGTTTTCATAGCCCCGCCATAGAGTCATAGACCCTGGTAAATTATCACTTTTTCTATTCATAAATCCACCCAATTTTCCTAACCAAATAATAGCTTGTTTTATGTTTGGAGGTTCTTCGGGTAATGTTGCTACCCGATACTCACGCATGTAAAGGACCTTCCACTCTTCGTTGGTTAAAATTTTAGTACAGGTTTCCATGGGATTTGATAAAGCCACTTTTGTCAAATATAAAATTTTAAACGCGATTATACTTTTTATAGCAATTAACTTCTGTAATCTTTCTTTTGTAGCTAAG
This window contains:
- a CDS encoding 50S ribosomal protein L11; translation: MSVVVAKINLLMEAGKAVPGPKIASVLGPRGIPVPKFCEAFNKVTSAANANYKVGDLVTVRISIKDDRSHDFTVSGPPVAYLLKQEAKLSKGSGNPGKELVAKLPMSAIIKVAKCKMVDMKVDNEDSAVKMVIGTAKSMGIEVVEG
- the tuf gene encoding elongation factor Tu, with amino-acid sequence MTAVVEAFGKPHVNVGTIGHVDHGKTTLTAAITKHYGNFVAYDQIDKAPEERKRGITIATAHVEYQTEKRHYAHVDCPGHADYVKNMIVGAAQMDAAILVVSGVDGPMPQTREHILLAKQVGVGYIVVYINKADVADADMIDLVEMEVRELLSKYGFPGDEVPVVVGSALKALEDDSSEYGKKSIDKLMEKLDEYVAVPPRPVDLPFLLPIEDVFSISGRGTVVTGRIEKGEIKTGEEIEIIGLKATQKTICTGVEMFKKLLDKGSAGLNVGILLRGTKREEVERGQVLAKPGTITPHRKFKAEVYILKKEEGGRHTPFFANYQPQFYLRTTDVTGSIKLLDGKEMVMPGDNVSVEVELQVPIAMDKGLRFAIREGGRTVGSGVVSEILE
- the rplA gene encoding 50S ribosomal protein L1; translation: MNTYNDNPKQCLEKIVESASAKFNESVDVAVNLGVDSRKSEEQMRGTVVLPKGIGKNIKVAVFTQDKHLLEAEKAGADIAGGEDLVEEIKKGRKLDVDWCITTPDFMAKITPIAKVLGAKGLMPNPKFGTVTSNIVEAIKTIKSGQIKFRTDKNGVIHGKLGNIKFDIDDLLENLKAFLKVIKDNKPISVKGVYFKGVFLNSTMGKAYKISKVEDII
- the nusG gene encoding transcription termination/antitermination protein NusG; this encodes MECEYKWYIIKVDYGYEQNIRELVSNAVYFKEVFIPYQTVCNSKSDIKELCEVYVYMHLCDESKNILNQTPGFCSGESGDFEMISDDEISLKCKEFNRYKWYILRVASNCEEKVRQHILENSMRLGVNDYFKEVFIPYEELSEIELKSKKIATRRKCFPGYVFLYVNLCDEVLNFINNIPKSLKVYGFLKNGNIPKVILDDEIHSMCNALYNAQETKKLGYGYEKGEKVKINDGLFQNFTGKVNMVNDEKKIINVEVSILGKPTIIELDLAQVEKIED
- the fusA gene encoding elongation factor G, translating into MEVGISKYRNIGIMAHIDAGKTTTTERILFYTGKQNRIGEVHDGAASMDWMEQEKERGITITSAATTCFWNDHRVNIIDTPGHVDFTIEVERSLRVLDGAVAVFDGVAGVEPQSETVWRQADKYSVPRICFVNKMDRIGANFYRCVDMIKTKLGAASLVIHLPIGSEKDFKGIIDLISMKAIIWQEETLGAKFSYEDIPSDLLDKAQEYRNLLLDAAAEMDDEAMNTYFESNDLPVDLLKKCVRNGTIKGKFVPVLCGSAFKNKGVQLLLDGVVDFLPSPIDVDVIVGTDPKDSEKKIEVKPSEKEKFVALAFKVMTDKFVGSLTFIRIYSGKLKSKSTVSNALKNETEGIGRMLLMHANNREDITEARAGDIVALVGLKKTTTGDTLCSVDFPILLERMEFPEPVIEIAVEPKTTSDQEKLGLALNRLVAEDPSLRMSVNAESGQTILKGMGELHLEIIVDRMKREFNVEANVGAPQVAYRETITKSVEIDYTHKKQSGGAGQFAKVKIKFEPLEPGSGFQFESKIVGGAIPKEYIPGVENGLELIKEGGIISGFPLIDFKATLLDGAFHEVDSSPLAFELAAKGAFKEMANKAGPKMLEPIMKVEIITPEEYMGDVMGDINSRRGNVADMLDLGNNSKIITASVPLANMFGYINVLRSMSQGRAQYSMHFSCYEQVPQYVVDELKLKYN
- the rplL gene encoding 50S ribosomal protein L7/L12, coding for MSNVTSDLVDKILSLNLLEASELVKVLEEKIGLPAGSFLGGAVSAGAPVGDNAAAPAAQEKVEYKVVIKEIDASKKIGVIKAVREINSTLGLKEAKELVESLPKDLTANVPKDEAEKIKQKLIEAGATKVELE
- a CDS encoding SGNH/GDSL hydrolase family protein — translated: MGGVIHFFGRCYEQQGQNYAVSCATASEIFDPIFFYFFNKFRLANQLDAVIKHHPDIGKEDLFCIIIGRNDVMVATAYDDTKAEGVLEQAVSEICNALKVLNEHGVKCVVVANAPDIGLIPAFNRDEEAGELATKLTESFNAKLANGLDYMKKNTDLEIKASDLNSKMKRMTLFRWYE
- the secE gene encoding preprotein translocase subunit SecE, translated to MLKSLCGFFCDIKQEIRRIAWVKKQEVLSSLFVVMIVILCFSIFFCFVDFMSLYVIKALFGIIYGM
- the rpsL gene encoding 30S ribosomal protein S12 — encoded protein: MPTINQLIRKGRLGLTHKKKVPALGESNPQRRGVCTKVYTTTPRKPNSALRKVARVKIGGYGEVTAYIPGEGHNLQEHSVVLIRGGRVKDLPGVRYHIIRGALDLRGVQNRKKARSKYGVKKSG
- a CDS encoding IS4 family transposase gives rise to the protein MYHTLDAIEKINWYKLRWKIEEYFRILKSGCKIESSRLATKERLQKLIAIKSIIAFKILYLTKVALSNPMETCTKILTNEEWKVLYMREYRVATLPEEPPNIKQAIIWLGKLGGFMNRKSDNLPGSMTLWRGYENLKESIVMLHIITSQNCG
- the rpsG gene encoding 30S ribosomal protein S7; its protein translation is MARRNKAKKREISPDSRYGSVLLMRFINTIMKCGKKSTAEKIIYDALSLAEKKIGEGGLSIFETAVGNVTPSIEVRSRRIGGATYQVPVEVRQDRAVSLALRWIAKATSAARKKSGKTTVDCLQSEILDAYNKRGGAFKMCEEKYKMAEANKAFSHLRF
- the rplJ gene encoding 50S ribosomal protein L10; translation: MKRKNKDEFIQNTINVFVNNDFLILVNFKSINANDSLILRNNLKSITGGVLVVKNTLARLALERTGKFSYLSGKFSGPVAIIYSSGIVEAAKLIVDFANANKEKMSVICAAHLNELLTVEDVNKLAKLPSLDELRVKIMRLISYDIPARLALSINSSSMRLMRVLDYYSSKK